The following are from one region of the Geoalkalibacter subterraneus genome:
- a CDS encoding TrkH family potassium uptake protein — MNCFLVLRILGALSLFLSATLLTPIPFSLFYQDGAAWAFIEASAICFGFGLLLFRSFSSRQEISVRDGFAVVTLGWSLFALLGALPFLLSGAIPSYLDACFETMSGFTTTGATILTHIEALPESILLWRAMTHWLGGMGIIVLSLAILPMLGVGGMQLFKAEVPGPTADRLKPRIQDTAKLLWEVYLLLTVAEVALLMVGGLSFLDSLCHAFATLATGGFSTRDASVAAYNSAYIDCVITLFMFLAGVNFALHYYALRGKVSGFWKSEEFRIYLFLVLGATGVLVFFNQGTVYASFFDNIRYSVFQVTSIITTTGFGTADYEQWPLITQYVLVSLMFVGGCAGSTAGGIKVARILLLFKHAHVQLYRLIHPRAVRLVKLGDRPVDRDVMQAILGFFALFIGTFVAASLLLSLAGMDLVSAGAAAIATLGNIGPGLGSVGPTDNYAHVSTFGKMILTGCMLLGRLELFTVMVLFFPSFWRR; from the coding sequence ATGAATTGCTTCCTGGTTCTGCGCATACTCGGCGCCCTGTCGCTCTTTTTGTCCGCTACCCTGCTGACACCCATTCCGTTCTCGCTGTTTTACCAGGATGGAGCGGCCTGGGCCTTTATTGAAGCTTCGGCTATCTGCTTCGGCTTCGGCCTGCTGCTGTTCCGCTCTTTTTCCTCACGCCAGGAAATCTCGGTGCGCGACGGCTTTGCGGTGGTCACCCTGGGATGGTCCCTGTTCGCCCTGCTTGGCGCCCTGCCCTTTCTTCTCTCCGGCGCCATCCCCAGCTACCTCGACGCCTGCTTCGAAACCATGAGCGGCTTCACCACCACCGGCGCGACCATCCTGACCCACATCGAGGCGCTGCCCGAGAGTATCCTGCTGTGGCGGGCCATGACCCACTGGCTTGGCGGCATGGGTATTATCGTGCTGTCTCTGGCCATTCTTCCCATGCTCGGCGTGGGCGGCATGCAGCTGTTCAAGGCTGAGGTGCCGGGCCCAACGGCAGATCGCCTCAAGCCGCGCATCCAGGACACCGCCAAACTGCTGTGGGAGGTCTACCTGCTGCTGACGGTTGCCGAAGTTGCCCTGCTGATGGTGGGCGGCCTGTCTTTTCTGGACAGCCTGTGCCATGCCTTCGCCACCCTGGCCACCGGTGGTTTCTCAACCCGCGATGCTTCTGTTGCAGCGTATAACAGCGCCTACATCGACTGTGTCATCACCCTGTTCATGTTCCTGGCGGGCGTCAACTTCGCGCTGCACTATTACGCCCTGCGCGGCAAAGTTTCCGGCTTCTGGAAAAGCGAAGAATTCCGCATCTACCTGTTTCTGGTTCTGGGCGCCACCGGCGTTCTGGTATTTTTCAACCAGGGGACTGTGTATGCCTCCTTTTTCGACAATATTCGCTACAGCGTTTTCCAGGTGACCTCCATTATCACCACGACCGGTTTCGGCACCGCCGATTATGAGCAATGGCCGCTGATCACCCAGTACGTGCTTGTGTCCCTGATGTTCGTCGGCGGCTGCGCCGGGTCAACAGCCGGCGGCATCAAGGTGGCGCGCATCCTGCTGTTGTTCAAACACGCCCACGTTCAGCTCTATCGCCTGATACACCCTCGAGCGGTTCGTCTGGTCAAACTGGGGGACCGCCCGGTGGACCGGGACGTGATGCAGGCGATCCTCGGCTTCTTCGCTCTCTTCATCGGCACCTTCGTGGCCGCATCTCTGCTGCTGTCCCTGGCAGGAATGGATCTGGTCTCAGCCGGAGCGGCAGCCATCGCGACTTTGGGAAACATCGGTCCCGGGCTTGGCTCGGTCGGGCCGACCGACAACTACGCCCATGTCTCCACGTTCGGCAAAATGATCCTGACCGGCTGCATGCTGCTCGGAAGGCTGGAGCTGTTCACCGTCATGGTTCTCTTCTTCCCCTCCTTCTGGCGGCGGTAA